In one window of Solanum pennellii chromosome 2, SPENNV200 DNA:
- the LOC107011925 gene encoding vacuolar-sorting receptor 6 codes for MLVPLHSPANMAALFFQLLFFSLIVSNVVLIQARFIVEKNSISVLSPYSMHSKHDASIGNFGVPDYGGSLVGTVVYPSKGANGCAEFDGDKPFKSKGHRPNILLLDRGDCYFALKVWNGQQAGAAAVLVADSIDEALITMDSPEESTDANGYIEKIGIPSALIEKSFGDTLKEALKKGEEVVIKMDWTESMPHPDQRVEYELWTNSNDECGVRCDEQMNFIKNFKGHAQILEKGGYTMFTPHYITWYCPEAFILSSQCKSQCINHGRYCAPDPEQDFGEGYQGKDVVFENLRQLCVHRVANESSRSWVWWDYVTDFHIRCSMKQKRYSKECAEEVMKSLDLPVDKIKKCMGDPEANVENDVLKTEQDLQVGRGPRGDVTILPTMVINDVQYRGKLERTAVLKAICAGFKETTEPSICLSGDLETNQCLERNGGCWRDPKSNITACKDTYRGRVCECPLVNGVQYKGDGYTSCEAVGPGRCSVNNGGCWSETRNGQTYSACSEGELSGCKCPYGFKGDGHKCEDVDECKEGLVCQCDGCSCKDTWGGFECKCKGNQLYIMEHDTCIERHSSKIGRVLMFSFLAIAVGAGLAGYTFYKYRLRSYMDSEIMAIMSQYMPLDNHNQNQVVHHETEPLRQSSV; via the exons ATGCTTGTACCTTTACACTCTCCTGCAAACATGGCTGCTCTGTTTTTTCAACTTCTGTTTTTTTCCTTGATAGTATCGAACGTTGTGCTAATTCAGGCAAGGTTTATAGTTGAGAAGAACAGTATAAGTGTTCTGTCGCCTTATTCAATGCACTCGAAGCATGATGCCTCTATTGGTAATTTTGGTGTTCCTGATTATGGTGGTTCTTTAGTTGGAACTGTTGTTTATCCTAGTAAAGGTGCTAATGGCTGCGCTGAATTTGATGGTGATAAACCCTTCAAATCTAAGGGTCATCGTCCTAATATCCTTCTTCTTGATCGTGgag ACTGCTATTTTGCTTTGAAGGTATGGAATGGGCAACAAGCTGGAGCAGCTGCAGTCCTAGTTGCTGATAGTATAGATGAGGCTCTTATAACTATGGATTCTCCTGAAGAAAGTACGGATGCCAATGGATACATCGAGAAGATTGGTATCCCGTCAGCATTGATTGAAAAGTCCTTTGGTGACACATTGAAAGAAGCTCTTAAGAAGGGAGAGGAAGTTGTGATCAAAATGGATTGGACGGAGTCAATGCCTCATCCTGATCAGCGAGTTGAGTATGAATTGTGGACTAATAGCAACGATGAGTGTGGGGTTCGTTGTGATGAGCAGATgaatttcatcaagaacttcaaaggACATGCTCAAATACTTGAGAAGGGCGGTTATACTATGTTCACGCCTCATTATATTACTTGGTACTGTCCTGAAGCTTTCATTCTTAGCAGCCAGTGCAAATCTCAGTGCATTAATCACGGGAGATATTGCGCTCCTGATCCAGAGCAGGACTTTGGGGAGGGGTACCAAGGGAAGGACGTTGTCTTTGAGAACTTGAGGCAGCTTTGTGTGCATAGAGTTGCAAATGAGAGTAGCCGTTCTTGGGTTTGGTGGGACTATGTGACTGATTTTCATATTAGATGTTCAATGAAGCAAAAGCGATACAGCAAAGAATGTGCTGAGGAGGTCATGAAATCACTTG ATCTACCGGTTGACAAGATAAAGAAATGCATGGGCGATCCAGAGGCTAATGTAGAAAATGATGTGTTAAAGACTGAGCAAGACCTCCAG GTTGGCCGAGGACCTCGTGGAGATGTGACAATCTTACCGACAATGGTCATCAATGATGTTCAATATCGAG GGAAATTGGAGAGGACTGCTGTTTTAAAAGCCATATGTGCTGGTTTTAAGGAAACAACTGAACCTTCGATATGTTTAAGTGGAG ATCTTGAAACAAACCAGTGCCTAGAAAGGAACGGTGGCTGTTGGCGGGATCCTAAATCTAACATAACTGCCTGCAAG GATACATATAGAGGAAGAGTTTGTGAGTGCCCTTTGGTGAACGGCGTTCAGTATAAAGGAGATGGATACACATCTTGTGAAG CCGTTGGACCTGGAAGGTGTTCGGTAAACAATGGAGGATGCTGGTCAGAAACCAGAAATGGGCAAACGTATTCAGCATGTTCA GAGGGTGAACTATCAGGCTGTAAGTGTCCGTATGGTTTTAAAGGGGATGGCCATAAATGTGAAG ATGTAGATGAATGCAAGGAAGGACTTGTTTGTCAGTGTGATGGCTGCAGCTGTAAGGACACATGGGGTGGATTCGAGTGTAAGTGCAAAGGGAATCAACTCTACATAATGGAGCATGATACTTGTATAG AAAGACACTCATCAAAGATCGGACGGGTCCTTATGTTCTCTTTCCTAGCCATTGCAGTGGGGGCTGGTTTAGCTGGTTACACCTTTTACAAGTATAGACTTCGG TCATACATGGACTCAGAGATTATGGCCATCATGTCGCAGTACATGCCTCTCGACAACCACAATCAGAATCAGGTTGTCCATCATGAAACTGAACCTCTACGACAGAGCTCGGTATGA
- the LOC107011251 gene encoding probable splicing factor 3A subunit 1, protein MLGITPILPLPAPPLDGNLGPTPLAQVVEEPNDVKMEENEEENNKDKVPASVATHTRTIGIIYPPPDIRSIVDKTSQFVAKNGPEFEKRIVLNNAGNAKFNFLNASDPYHAYYQHRLAEARAQNQGSGEQPTQPEDKEATPAPTADDAEATAKPDPSAQFRPVRKVLEPPEAEQYTVRLPEGITGEEMDIIKLTSQFVARNGKSFLTGLTSREINNPQFHFLKPTHSMFMFFTSLADAYSKVLMPPKGLTNKLQKSAADMTTVLERCLHRLEWERSQEQARQKAEDEIEQERVQMAMIDWHDFVVVETIDFADDEDQDLPPPMTLEEVIRRSKMPTLEEEEYVEPGKEVEMEMDEEEVQLVEEGMRAATLEENGGVKSAETMAISGENDPPMRIVKNWKRPEERILAERDPTKYVVSPITGELIPISEMSEHMRISLIDPKYKEQKDRMFAKIKETTLAQDDEISRNIVGLARTRPDIFGTTEEEVSNAVKAEIEKKIEEPKQVIWDGHTGSIGRTASQAMSQNSGEDQNDGANDVRNLPGPQVPPPPRPGLPSVRPLPPPPGLALNIPRPPNTFQYSTPTIAGAAPPPPQPPMVNMIPQVRPPPPPMLQLQGQQNLMVNRPPMPPSMAMSSHTLTIPPPPGSQFTPMGAPRPFVPHPMSQPGMSMVPPPPMPQGMPPPPPPEEAPPLPEEPEPKRQKLDESVLIPEDQFLAQHSGPARINVSVPNTDEGNLKGQVLEITVQSLTETIASLKEKISGEIQLPANKQKLSGKAGFLKDNLSLAYYNVASGETLSLSLRERGGRKR, encoded by the exons ATGTTAGGCATCACACCGATATTGCCCCTTCCGGCACCCCCGTTGGATGGGAATCTGGGACCAACACCTTTAGCTCAGGTGGTAGAGGAACCAAATGATGTTAAGATGGAAGAGAATGAAGAGGAAAACAATAAGGACAAGGTTCCAGCATCTGTTGCAACACATACGAGAACTATTGGTATCATTTATCCCCCTCCTGATATTAGGAGTATTGTTGACAAGACTTCACAGTTTGTGGCGAAGAATGGTCCGGAATTTGAGAAGAGGATTGTTCTAAATAACGCTGGCAATGCAAAATTCAACTTCCTGAATGCTTCTGATCCTTACCATGCCTATTATCAGCACCGTTTGGCTGAAGCTCGCGCACAGAATCAGGGTTCTGGAGAGCAGCCTACTCAGCCAGAAGACAAAGAAGCAACCCCTGCTCCTACCGCTGATGATGCTGAGGCAACTGCAAAACCTGACCCATCAGCTCAATTTAGACCTGTCAGAAAGGTTCTTGAGCCACCTGAGGCAGAGCAATATACTGTTCGACTCCCTGAAGGGATCACAGGTGAAGAAATGGATATCATAAAGCTGACATCACAATTTGTGGCCAGAAATGGGAAGTCTTTCTTAACAGGGCTGACAAGCAGGGAGATAAATAATCCCCAATTTCATTTTCTAAAGCCTACTCACAGCATGTTCATGTTTTTCACTTCACTTGCGGATGCGTATTCGAAAGTTCTGATGCCTCCTAAGGGCTTGACGAATAAGCTGCAGAAGAGTGCTGCTGACATGACAACAGTCCTAGAGCGTTGTCTGCATCGGTTGGAATGGGAAAGATCACAGGAGCAGGCTAGACAGAAAGCTGAAGATGAGATAGAACAGGAGAGGGTGCAGATGGCTATGATTGATTGGCatgattttgttgttgttgagacGATAGATTTTGCTGATGATGAGGATCAGGATTTACCTCCACCTATGACGCTTGAGGAGGTTATAAGGAGGAGCAAGATGCCTACATTGGAGGAAGAGGAATATGTTGAGCCTGGAAAGGAGGTGGAAATGGAGATGGATGAAGAAGAGGTGCAGCTTGTTGAAGAAGGTATGCGAGCTGCGACGCTTGAAGAGAATGGTGGTGTCAAGAGTGCTGAAACCATGGCAATTTCAGGAGAAAATGATCCACCAATGCGGATTGTGAAGAACTGGAAGCGGCCTGAAGAGAGAATCCTGGCAGAAAGGGACCCAACTAAGTATGTTGTCTCTCCTATAACTGGTGAGTTAATACCTATTAGTGAGATGTCTGAACATATGAGGATCTCTCTCATTGATCCGAAGTACAAGGAACAGAAGGACAGGATGTTTGCGAAGATTAAGGAAACGACTCTTGCTCAAGATGATGAGATCTCTAGGAACATTGTTGGGCTTGCACGAACTCGTCCAGATATATTTGGTACTACGGAAGAAGAAGTTTCAAATGCGGTTAAGGCtgagattgaaaaaaaaatagaagagcCGAAGCAGGTCATATGGGATGGTCACACAGGTAGCATTGGCCGCACTGCAAGCCAGGCAATGTCTCAGAACAGTGGAGAGGATCAGAATGATGGTGCAAATGATGTAAGAAACCTTCCTGGTCCACAGGTTCCTCCACCTCCTAGACCCGGTCTTCCTTCCGTTAGGCCACTACCTCCACCTCCTGGGCTTGCGCTGAATATTCCTAGGCCTCCTAATACATTCCAGTATTCCACACCTACCATAGCTGGTGCTGCTCCGCCTCCACCTCAACCTCCTATGGTTAACATGATTCCTCAGGTTCGGCCCCCACCTCCTCCCATGCTACAACTACAAGGTCAGCAAAACCTCATGGTCAATCGTCCCCCAATGCCTCCATCAATGGCTATGAGTTCGCATACCCTTACTATTCCACCACCTCCTGGATCACAGTTTACACCTATGGGAGCACCTCGGCCCTTTGTTCCCCACCCGATGTCCCAGCCGGGAATGTCTATGGTCCCGCCTCCTCCTATGCCCCAAGGAATGCCACCACCTCCTCCACCAGAAGAAGCTCCTCCTCTCCCTGAAGAGCCAGAGCCGAAGAGGCAAAAGCTTGACGAGTCTGTTCTCATTCCTGAAGACCAGTTTTTGGCTCAGCATTCG GGACCTGCAAGGATCAATGTATCTGTGCCGAATACTGATGAAGGGAATCTCAAAGGACAAGTTCTGGAGATCACCGTGCAATCTCTTACCGAAACCATTGCCAGTCTGAAAGAGAAGATTTCTGGGGAGATCCAGCTTCCTGCGAACAAACAAAAGCTGAGTGGAAAGGCTGGTTTTCTCAAGGACAACTTGTCTCTTGCATACTATAATGTTGCTTCTGGAGAAACACTCAGTCTCTCTCTGAGAGAACGTGGTGGGAGAAAGAGATGA